In a genomic window of Nitratireductor basaltis:
- the dapF gene encoding diaminopimelate epimerase — protein sequence MADLAQFAKMNGLGNDIIVADMRGRADRVSPDAARTLNADAATRFDQIMAIHDPRTHGTHNYIEILNSDGSMAQACGNGTRCVVQALAAETGEKVFTFETVAGILNAEEHDDGLISVDMGKPRFVWNEIPLAEEFRDTRMIELQVGPIDAPVLHSPSVASMGNPHAIFWVEGDVWDYDLERFGPLLESHPIFPEKANISIARVLSRGELDLRTWERGAGLTRACGSAACAGAVSAARTGRTGRSVTVNVPGGPLHILWREDDHVIMTGPAEWEFSGRFDPQTGVWERDEESVA from the coding sequence ATGGCGGATCTGGCGCAATTTGCGAAGATGAACGGGCTCGGCAACGACATCATCGTTGCCGATATGCGCGGTCGTGCCGACCGCGTATCGCCCGATGCCGCTCGTACATTGAATGCGGATGCGGCGACCCGTTTCGACCAGATCATGGCTATCCATGATCCCAGGACCCATGGGACGCACAATTATATCGAGATCCTGAATTCCGACGGCAGCATGGCGCAGGCCTGCGGCAACGGCACCCGTTGCGTTGTGCAGGCCCTGGCTGCGGAAACAGGTGAGAAGGTTTTCACTTTCGAGACGGTCGCGGGCATTCTCAATGCCGAGGAGCATGATGACGGGCTCATTTCGGTCGATATGGGCAAGCCCCGCTTTGTTTGGAACGAGATCCCGCTGGCGGAAGAGTTTCGCGATACGCGCATGATCGAGTTGCAGGTGGGGCCCATAGATGCGCCCGTTCTTCATTCGCCTTCGGTCGCTTCGATGGGAAATCCCCATGCGATCTTCTGGGTGGAGGGAGATGTCTGGGATTATGACCTGGAGCGCTTTGGGCCGCTGCTCGAAAGCCATCCGATCTTTCCGGAAAAGGCAAATATCTCCATTGCACGCGTTCTCTCCCGCGGCGAACTTGACCTGCGCACCTGGGAGCGCGGTGCTGGTTTGACGCGTGCCTGTGGATCGGCTGCATGTGCTGGTGCAGTGAGTGCAGCGCGCACCGGGCGCACAGGGCGATCGGTTACTGTCAATGTTCCCGGTGGCCCGCTGCATATTCTCTGGCGCGAAGACGATCACGTCATCATGACCGGTCCTGCCGAATGGGAATTTTCGGGTCGCTTCGATCCACAGACCGGTGTCTGGGAACGCGACGAGGAGAGTGTGGCCTGA
- a CDS encoding COG4223 family protein, whose product MVKTPRTRHSKTSREPVTIDLEADKVKSADNPAAKPKDSSEPAAAKPTSSAKSDEPAKPEVSAAGAKTPGNQGADTKPSVKSDAASAKKDSDAKAASAPSAKKDEPVKSAAATGAAAGSTTTGASAGATSNKTAATSEPARKGGTGRSLLAGVAGGVIALALGAGAQFSGYLPVPSSDNAAQEQASNSEVEALREQLSALSSEVEQLRAQTAEAAEASAGASEGVAGEEVEALNGRVEAVEQAVANLQEAVSSGEAGENASLEALQARVQELEAAASSSAESGAGEADPAIQQALSALQERVSALPENAVSADEVEALQQDLAALREAANAAQQAASGNSEQLQSVAGRLDELAQQVEAEDEGPKLALVVAASALKSAVERGTSFASELETFTAIAPDAPGLEQLQPYAEQGIPTREELAEAAPLVATRLAALENAAPPDAGIVDRLMSSAKSVVSVRPVGEVEGETLSAIAARMEAAVLAGNYEKALAEYESLPPEAQERASAFAEKLRARQAADEILEDALSSALKPA is encoded by the coding sequence ATGGTCAAAACCCCCAGGACCCGCCATTCGAAAACCAGCCGCGAGCCGGTGACGATTGATCTTGAGGCAGACAAGGTAAAGTCCGCTGACAACCCTGCCGCGAAACCGAAGGATAGCTCAGAGCCTGCAGCAGCCAAGCCGACTTCATCTGCCAAGAGCGACGAGCCGGCGAAGCCGGAAGTTTCGGCTGCGGGAGCCAAGACCCCCGGAAACCAGGGCGCGGATACGAAGCCTTCGGTCAAATCGGATGCGGCCAGCGCCAAGAAGGATAGTGACGCGAAAGCGGCTTCTGCACCTTCCGCTAAGAAGGACGAGCCTGTGAAGAGTGCTGCAGCTACGGGCGCAGCTGCAGGTTCCACGACTACGGGTGCATCGGCTGGAGCAACGTCGAACAAGACTGCTGCAACATCGGAACCCGCCAGGAAAGGCGGCACCGGGCGAAGCCTTCTGGCAGGCGTCGCGGGTGGCGTGATTGCATTGGCACTGGGCGCCGGTGCGCAGTTTTCCGGCTACCTGCCGGTTCCTTCCAGTGACAATGCCGCGCAGGAACAGGCTTCCAATTCCGAGGTGGAAGCGCTGCGTGAGCAATTGTCGGCCCTTTCTTCTGAAGTCGAACAGCTCCGCGCGCAGACCGCTGAGGCTGCAGAGGCTTCCGCTGGCGCGAGCGAAGGCGTTGCGGGGGAAGAGGTAGAGGCCCTCAATGGCCGCGTCGAGGCCGTGGAGCAGGCGGTTGCCAATCTGCAGGAGGCGGTTTCTTCCGGTGAAGCTGGCGAGAATGCCAGTCTGGAAGCGCTTCAGGCACGGGTTCAGGAGCTTGAGGCGGCAGCATCCTCATCGGCCGAAAGTGGTGCGGGAGAGGCCGACCCGGCCATCCAGCAGGCGCTGAGTGCCCTGCAGGAGCGTGTTTCCGCGCTGCCGGAGAATGCTGTTTCCGCCGATGAGGTCGAAGCACTTCAGCAGGACCTGGCTGCATTGCGTGAGGCTGCAAATGCCGCACAGCAGGCTGCTTCAGGCAACAGCGAGCAGCTGCAGAGTGTCGCAGGGCGGCTGGACGAACTGGCCCAGCAGGTGGAAGCAGAGGATGAAGGTCCGAAGCTTGCGCTGGTCGTTGCTGCCTCAGCGCTGAAGTCGGCGGTGGAGCGCGGCACGTCCTTTGCAAGCGAACTGGAAACATTCACCGCAATTGCGCCGGATGCTCCGGGGCTGGAACAGCTGCAGCCCTATGCCGAGCAGGGCATTCCCACCCGTGAGGAGCTGGCCGAAGCCGCCCCGCTGGTGGCCACGCGTCTTGCCGCACTTGAGAATGCGGCGCCCCCTGACGCCGGTATCGTCGACCGTTTGATGTCTTCGGCGAAGTCGGTTGTCAGCGTCCGCCCAGTGGGTGAGGTCGAGGGTGAGACCCTCTCGGCCATTGCTGCGCGAATGGAAGCTGCCGTACTGGCGGGCAATTACGAGAAGGCGCTGGCCGAGTATGAAAGCCTGCCGCCGGAAGCCCAGGAAAGGGCGTCCGCCTTTGCCGAAAAGCTGCGGGCGCGCCAGGCGGCAGATGAAATTCTCGAAGATGCGCTCTCAAGCGCGCTGAAGCCGGCTTGA
- the tsaD gene encoding tRNA (adenosine(37)-N6)-threonylcarbamoyltransferase complex transferase subunit TsaD produces MTRVLGIETSCDETAASVVTRDASGKPQIISNIVLSQIEEHVAFGGVVPEIAARAHVTALDGVIRAALDEAGMKPADVDAVAATAGPGLIGGLIVGLTTAKAFAAALGKPLIPINHLEGHALTPRLTDKVAFPYLLLLVSGGHSQIVEVRGVGDYRRWATTIDDALGEAFDKTAKLLSLPYPGGPNVEKAAKTGDPKRFSFPRPLKGEARPDFSFSGLKTAVRRTATELAPLSPQDVSHICASFQAAVTESLTDRVARSLTRFREEHSGVTTPTLVVAGGVAANLTIRAALDATAQEAGFQLVAPPLQLCGDNAAMIAWAGLERLEAGLAEEAPMNFRPRPRWPLDETSTPVFGAGKRGAKA; encoded by the coding sequence ATGACGCGGGTGCTGGGCATCGAGACGAGTTGTGACGAGACGGCGGCAAGCGTCGTCACCCGCGACGCGTCCGGCAAGCCTCAGATCATCTCCAATATCGTGCTGAGCCAGATCGAGGAACATGTCGCCTTTGGCGGCGTCGTGCCGGAGATTGCAGCCCGCGCCCATGTCACGGCACTCGACGGCGTCATCAGGGCGGCACTCGATGAAGCAGGGATGAAGCCAGCAGATGTGGATGCAGTTGCGGCCACGGCCGGGCCGGGGCTGATCGGCGGACTGATCGTGGGGCTGACAACGGCGAAGGCGTTCGCCGCAGCCCTTGGAAAACCCCTGATTCCGATCAACCACCTGGAAGGTCATGCGCTGACACCGCGTCTGACCGATAAGGTTGCCTTCCCCTATCTCCTGCTCCTCGTATCCGGCGGCCACAGCCAGATCGTGGAAGTGCGTGGCGTCGGCGACTATCGGCGCTGGGCCACTACAATCGACGATGCGCTCGGCGAGGCTTTCGACAAGACCGCCAAGCTGTTGAGCCTGCCATATCCCGGCGGTCCGAATGTGGAGAAGGCGGCCAAGACTGGCGATCCCAAACGTTTCTCATTCCCACGCCCGTTGAAGGGTGAAGCCCGGCCTGACTTTTCCTTCTCCGGCCTCAAGACAGCGGTACGGCGCACGGCGACGGAGCTTGCTCCGCTCTCACCGCAGGATGTGAGCCACATCTGCGCATCCTTCCAGGCTGCCGTTACGGAGAGCCTGACCGACCGCGTCGCCCGTAGCCTGACGCGTTTTCGCGAGGAACACTCGGGGGTTACAACACCTACGCTTGTTGTGGCCGGCGGCGTTGCCGCAAACCTCACCATCCGGGCGGCTTTGGACGCTACCGCGCAAGAAGCTGGATTTCAGCTTGTGGCCCCGCCATTGCAGCTGTGCGGCGACAATGCCGCCATGATCGCCTGGGCCGGGCTTGAACGACTGGAAGCGGGTCTGGCAGAAGAAGCACCGATGAATTTCCGGCCACGCCCACGCTGGCCTCTGGACGAGACTTCCACACCCGTCTTCGGCGCGGGAAAACGCGGAGCCAAGGCATGA
- a CDS encoding DUF1328 family protein, with amino-acid sequence MIKWILILLIIAAVAGLLGMNSVAGAAMTGVKILIGIVLVLFLLAVLGIVAIA; translated from the coding sequence ATGATCAAGTGGATTCTCATTCTTCTCATTATTGCTGCTGTCGCCGGTCTTCTGGGCATGAACAGCGTTGCCGGCGCCGCCATGACAGGCGTGAAGATACTGATCGGTATCGTTCTGGTTCTTTTCCTGCTGGCAGTACTTGGCATCGTCGCCATCGCCTGA
- a CDS encoding septation protein A, with product MTRIIERDPSDPKRKEVNPLLKLVLELGPLVVFFFANSRGEWLAERFPALGELGGPIFIATGLFMAATAIALAASWLLTRTLPMMPLISGIVVFVFGALTLFLQNDTFIKMKPTIVNTLFGVILLGGLYFGKSLLGYVFDSAFKLDAEGWRKLTMRWGLFFLFLAVVNEIVWRNFSTNTWVAFKVWGIMPITVIFTMSQMPLIMRHSLEEQKEG from the coding sequence TTGACCCGCATCATCGAACGCGATCCGTCCGACCCGAAGCGCAAGGAGGTCAATCCGCTCCTGAAGCTTGTGCTTGAGCTTGGTCCGCTGGTCGTTTTCTTCTTTGCCAATTCGCGGGGCGAATGGCTGGCCGAGCGCTTTCCTGCTCTGGGTGAGCTCGGAGGCCCGATCTTCATCGCGACCGGGCTTTTCATGGCGGCTACCGCGATTGCGCTTGCCGCCTCTTGGCTACTGACGCGGACGCTGCCGATGATGCCGCTGATTTCAGGGATAGTGGTCTTCGTCTTCGGCGCGCTAACACTGTTTTTGCAGAACGACACCTTCATCAAGATGAAGCCGACCATCGTGAACACGCTTTTCGGCGTGATCCTTCTCGGCGGGCTTTATTTCGGGAAATCGCTGCTTGGCTATGTCTTCGATTCAGCGTTCAAGCTGGATGCGGAAGGCTGGCGCAAGCTTACCATGCGCTGGGGGCTGTTCTTCCTGTTCCTGGCGGTAGTCAACGAGATCGTCTGGCGCAATTTCTCCACCAACACATGGGTGGCGTTCAAGGTATGGGGCATCATGCCAATCACGGTGATCTTCACCATGAGCCAGATGCCGCTCATCATGCGCCATTCGCTGGAAGAGCAGAAAGAAGGCTGA
- a CDS encoding YciI-like protein — MIFAITCKDKPGHLQTRMDTRPEHVAFLNDLNDKGTLKFAGPFLDEEGKPCGSLVAIEAADKAEAKAIADSDPYAKAGLFESVEIRPWNWVFNNPEQA; from the coding sequence ATGATTTTCGCCATTACCTGCAAGGACAAGCCGGGCCATCTGCAGACCCGCATGGACACGCGGCCGGAGCATGTCGCCTTTCTCAACGACCTCAATGACAAGGGCACCCTCAAATTCGCCGGCCCCTTCCTTGATGAAGAAGGCAAGCCCTGCGGCAGCCTTGTAGCCATCGAGGCCGCGGACAAGGCAGAGGCGAAAGCCATCGCCGACAGCGACCCCTACGCAAAGGCCGGTCTCTTCGAGAGCGTGGAAATTCGCCCCTGGAACTGGGTCTTCAACAATCCGGAGCAGGCGTAA
- a CDS encoding DUF1761 domain-containing protein — translation MDFGGMNFIAIVVAAAAAFLFGGAYYGAVSKRWLKAARIDPGEARMTPVHFITSIVGELIMAWVLAGLIGHLGTGQVTLMNGIVSGLFVWAGFMMTTMAINHRYQDYGWDLTVIDGVHWLGVAVIMGAIIGWFGV, via the coding sequence ATGGATTTCGGCGGAATGAACTTCATCGCCATCGTGGTCGCAGCTGCGGCAGCCTTTCTCTTTGGCGGTGCCTATTATGGTGCTGTCTCCAAACGCTGGCTGAAAGCCGCTCGCATAGACCCCGGTGAAGCCAGGATGACGCCCGTCCATTTCATCACCTCCATCGTGGGAGAGCTGATCATGGCATGGGTTCTGGCAGGACTGATCGGTCATCTGGGCACCGGCCAGGTCACCCTCATGAACGGCATCGTTTCAGGGCTGTTCGTCTGGGCGGGCTTCATGATGACGACCATGGCCATCAACCACCGCTATCAGGACTATGGCTGGGACCTGACCGTCATCGACGGCGTGCACTGGCTGGGCGTGGCCGTGATCATGGGCGCGATCATCGGCTGGTTCGGCGTGTAG
- a CDS encoding uroporphyrinogen-III synthase, whose translation MRVLITRPQPGADETAERVRALGLTPVVSPLTQTLPNEPAYPPELEAASLVAISSPNAVRHAPRALLRKLTMLPAFAVGEKTGEVAKAGGLQVVACDAGDARQLAAQVIGKSQAGETIAILCGRVRRGVLEQSLHEAGRLPLMLETYDTRALQAHHADWEGVDVVLLYSSYAAELFLHDAGNRKPPLPLDKTRFVCISARVAERLMGVAPENVIIASQPDEVGMMKQLALLR comes from the coding sequence TTGCGGGTTCTCATCACGCGTCCGCAACCGGGTGCCGATGAGACGGCGGAGCGGGTGCGCGCCCTGGGGCTGACGCCGGTGGTGTCTCCTCTCACGCAGACATTGCCGAATGAGCCGGCATATCCACCAGAACTGGAGGCGGCCTCGCTTGTGGCCATTTCCAGCCCCAACGCGGTGCGGCACGCCCCGCGGGCGTTGCTGCGGAAACTGACGATGCTGCCTGCTTTCGCGGTGGGGGAAAAGACCGGTGAGGTTGCCAAGGCTGGCGGACTTCAGGTTGTTGCGTGCGATGCAGGGGACGCGCGGCAGCTTGCCGCACAGGTGATCGGCAAGAGCCAAGCCGGTGAAACAATCGCAATCCTGTGCGGTCGTGTAAGGCGCGGCGTGTTGGAGCAGTCTCTGCATGAAGCGGGTCGTTTGCCGCTCATGCTCGAAACTTACGATACGCGCGCGCTTCAGGCGCATCACGCGGACTGGGAAGGTGTGGATGTCGTGCTGCTGTATTCATCCTATGCAGCCGAGTTGTTCCTGCATGATGCAGGGAACCGCAAGCCGCCGCTCCCGTTGGACAAAACAAGGTTTGTCTGCATCTCCGCGCGCGTGGCAGAGCGACTGATGGGTGTTGCGCCCGAGAATGTCATTATCGCCAGTCAACCGGATGAAGTCGGCATGATGAAGCAGTTAGCTTTGTTGCGCTAA
- a CDS encoding class I SAM-dependent methyltransferase: MRRLTPEEAEHFIRENTALLAPPHVPEIRLHLADEAHDLWQRTEEELEEIGLPPPFWAFAWAGGQGLARHVLDYPQIVRGRRVLDFATGSGLVAIAACKSGAASVNAADTDPFTLCACRLNAAANGVSFTTTTDDLIGTMPDAEVVLAGDVFYDREMSIAVTKWFSILAEAGKTVLVGDPGRSYLPKDRLERLGEYQVPVTRALEDAEIKHTTVWRFA; the protein is encoded by the coding sequence ATGCGGCGGCTGACGCCGGAAGAAGCCGAACATTTCATCCGTGAAAACACGGCTCTTCTGGCGCCGCCGCACGTCCCCGAAATACGCCTTCACCTTGCCGACGAAGCCCATGATCTGTGGCAGCGCACGGAAGAAGAGCTTGAGGAAATAGGCCTGCCGCCACCCTTCTGGGCCTTTGCCTGGGCGGGCGGTCAGGGGCTGGCGCGCCACGTTCTCGACTACCCTCAAATCGTGCGCGGCAGAAGGGTTCTGGATTTCGCAACCGGCTCCGGTCTCGTCGCCATTGCCGCCTGCAAGTCGGGCGCGGCCAGCGTGAATGCTGCCGACACCGACCCTTTCACCCTCTGCGCCTGCCGCCTGAACGCCGCGGCCAATGGCGTGTCGTTCACGACCACCACGGATGATCTGATCGGTACCATGCCCGATGCCGAAGTCGTTCTCGCCGGCGACGTCTTCTATGACCGCGAGATGTCGATAGCAGTGACGAAATGGTTCTCGATACTTGCGGAAGCCGGCAAGACCGTTCTCGTGGGCGACCCCGGCCGCAGCTATTTGCCGAAAGACAGGCTTGAGCGCCTTGGCGAATATCAGGTGCCGGTCACACGCGCCTTGGAAGACGCGGAGATCAAGCATACCACCGTCTGGCGCTTTGCCTGA
- a CDS encoding NAD(P)H-dependent glycerol-3-phosphate dehydrogenase encodes MKIAVLGAGAWGTALALNALRAGHKPHLWARDPGLADQIMSGSNNRYLPDIALDEGLTASAEMEAALAQAELVLAVTPAQTLRTVLSNAKQHLSLDIPIVLCAKGIERDSGKLMSQLAREVLPYNPIGALSGPSFATDVAKGLPTAVTVAAVEEPLARDLAHKLSGPHLRCYATDDLTGVELGGALKNVLAIAAGATEGAGLGASAVAAIITRGFVELRRIARSFGAREETLMGLSGLGDLILTCSSAQSRNFAFGLALGRGEDLTGRPLAEGAHTAGIAASIVTRKGFDAPIIESVSDLIEGRVTVQNAMKALLSRPLKNEAG; translated from the coding sequence ATGAAGATTGCTGTTCTGGGAGCTGGTGCATGGGGCACGGCCCTTGCTCTGAATGCCCTGCGGGCCGGCCACAAGCCCCATCTGTGGGCCAGAGACCCGGGCCTTGCCGACCAGATCATGAGCGGCTCCAACAACCGTTATCTGCCAGACATCGCCCTGGATGAAGGCCTGACGGCTTCTGCGGAAATGGAAGCGGCTTTGGCGCAGGCAGAACTCGTTCTCGCCGTAACGCCTGCACAGACCTTGCGGACGGTTCTGTCAAACGCCAAGCAGCATCTAAGCCTCGACATTCCGATTGTTCTTTGCGCCAAGGGCATTGAGCGCGACAGCGGCAAGCTCATGTCGCAGCTTGCCCGCGAGGTTCTGCCCTACAACCCGATTGGCGCCTTGTCCGGGCCCAGTTTCGCAACGGATGTAGCGAAGGGATTGCCGACAGCCGTTACCGTCGCAGCAGTGGAAGAACCCCTTGCCCGCGATCTTGCGCATAAGCTTTCGGGCCCGCATTTGCGCTGCTACGCCACCGACGACCTGACAGGCGTTGAACTTGGCGGCGCGCTCAAGAACGTGCTGGCCATTGCGGCGGGCGCGACGGAAGGCGCAGGCCTTGGCGCCAGCGCGGTTGCCGCGATCATAACGCGCGGCTTCGTCGAGCTGCGCCGCATCGCCCGCAGCTTCGGCGCGCGAGAGGAAACGCTGATGGGGCTCTCCGGGCTCGGAGACCTGATCCTTACCTGCTCCTCCGCCCAATCGCGCAATTTCGCCTTTGGGCTGGCGCTCGGACGCGGGGAAGATCTGACGGGGCGTCCCCTGGCTGAAGGTGCCCATACGGCCGGCATCGCCGCAAGCATCGTCACCAGGAAGGGTTTTGACGCGCCAATTATCGAAAGCGTCAGCGATTTGATCGAAGGACGCGTGACAGTGCAAAACGCCATGAAGGCGCTGCTCTCGCGTCCATTGAAGAACGAAGCCGGTTGA
- the hemC gene encoding hydroxymethylbilane synthase, whose product MQTDVVRIGTRGSQLALAQAAETRARLMAAHDLPEEAFEIVVIRTSGDRIQDRPLSEAGGKGLFTKEIEEALFDGRIDLAVHSSKDMPTVLPDGLEISAFLEREDVRDVFIGRSVKRIRDLPKGAKLGTSSLRRQALVLRMRPDLEVGMFRGNVQTRLRKLENGVAEGTLLALSGLKRLQMEHVATEIMDAQEFPPALGQGAICIESRIGDERIKAMLGPIHHEPTGTKLACERAFLATLDGSCRTPIAGEAKLDDGRLNFYGMILTPDGREVHEVTGDGAASDAIAIGRDAGARIRDSAGPGFFTDWV is encoded by the coding sequence ATGCAAACTGATGTGGTGAGAATCGGAACGCGCGGCAGCCAGTTGGCACTCGCGCAGGCGGCAGAGACGCGGGCGCGGCTGATGGCTGCGCATGATCTGCCCGAAGAGGCATTCGAGATCGTCGTCATCCGCACTTCCGGCGACCGCATTCAGGATCGCCCGCTCTCCGAAGCTGGTGGAAAGGGGCTTTTCACCAAGGAGATCGAGGAAGCGCTGTTCGATGGGCGCATCGATCTGGCGGTTCATTCCTCCAAAGACATGCCGACGGTTTTGCCGGACGGGCTGGAGATTTCCGCCTTTCTGGAGCGGGAGGATGTGCGGGATGTCTTTATCGGCCGCAGCGTGAAGCGCATTCGGGATTTGCCGAAAGGCGCCAAGCTCGGCACTTCGTCCCTGCGCAGGCAGGCGCTTGTTCTGCGCATGCGGCCCGACCTTGAAGTCGGCATGTTCCGCGGCAATGTGCAAACGCGGCTTCGCAAGCTGGAAAACGGTGTTGCTGAAGGCACGCTTCTGGCGCTTTCCGGCCTCAAGCGGCTGCAGATGGAGCATGTCGCGACAGAGATCATGGATGCGCAGGAATTTCCGCCGGCGCTGGGTCAGGGTGCGATCTGTATCGAAAGCCGAATTGGCGACGAGCGAATAAAGGCCATGCTCGGGCCCATCCACCACGAGCCGACCGGCACCAAGCTCGCCTGCGAGCGCGCTTTCCTTGCCACTCTGGACGGTTCATGCCGGACGCCGATTGCCGGAGAGGCAAAGCTGGATGATGGTCGATTGAACTTTTACGGAATGATCCTGACACCTGATGGGCGTGAAGTGCACGAAGTCACAGGGGATGGCGCGGCGAGCGATGCGATTGCAATTGGCCGTGATGCCGGGGCTCGGATACGGGACAGCGCAGGTCCTGGCTTCTTCACCGACTGGGTGTGA
- a CDS encoding EVE domain-containing protein, with protein sequence MAYWLFKSEPNTWGWEDQKRKGDAGEEWNGVRNYQARNNMREMKLGDLGFFYHSVKETRIVGIVEVCKEVHPDSTTEDPRWECVDIKAVQDMPEPVTLAQIKENPVLADMILVNNSRLSVQPVREEEWFEICRMGGLKQD encoded by the coding sequence ATGGCCTATTGGCTTTTCAAGTCCGAACCCAACACCTGGGGTTGGGAGGATCAGAAGCGCAAGGGCGACGCTGGCGAGGAATGGAACGGCGTGCGCAACTACCAGGCGCGCAACAATATGCGGGAAATGAAGCTCGGCGATCTGGGCTTCTTCTACCATTCGGTGAAGGAAACCCGCATAGTCGGCATCGTGGAGGTCTGCAAGGAGGTCCACCCCGATTCCACCACGGAGGATCCGCGCTGGGAATGCGTGGACATCAAGGCCGTGCAGGACATGCCTGAACCCGTCACGCTGGCGCAGATCAAGGAAAATCCGGTCCTCGCCGACATGATCCTCGTCAACAATTCCCGCCTCTCGGTCCAGCCGGTGCGCGAGGAAGAATGGTTCGAGATCTGCCGCATGGGCGGCCTGAAGCAGGATTGA
- the mtaB gene encoding tRNA (N(6)-L-threonylcarbamoyladenosine(37)-C(2))-methylthiotransferase MtaB, with translation MGVDVLTFGCRLNAYESEVIKREAGEAGLGELDGGAVVVNTCAVTAEAVRQARQAIRKARRENPEARIIVTGCAAQTEPGTFGEMDEVDLVLGNEEKLKSSSYRALPEFGVNQFEKVRVNDIMEVQETASHMVDAIEGRARAFVQVQNGCDHRCTFCIIPYGRGNSRSVPMGAVVDQVRRLVCNGYAEVVLTGVDLTSFGADLPGAPRLGKLVRTILSQVPELKRLRLSSIDSIEADEHLMRALAEEERLMPHLHLSLQHGDDMILKRMKRRHLRADTIAFCEEVRRLRPDAVFGADIIAGFPTETEAMFENSVKIIDECGLSHLHIFPFSPREGTPAARMPQLQRGLVKERAARLRTVGDAAYRAHLASLDGTQQRILVEKPGLGRTEGFTLAAIDKGNPGEIVEATITGHDGDKLVARPLAEAA, from the coding sequence ATGGGTGTCGATGTTCTGACATTCGGCTGCCGGCTCAATGCCTATGAGTCCGAGGTCATCAAGCGTGAAGCCGGTGAGGCAGGGCTTGGTGAACTCGACGGCGGTGCAGTCGTGGTCAATACCTGCGCGGTGACTGCCGAAGCCGTGCGTCAGGCGCGGCAGGCGATCCGCAAGGCACGGCGCGAGAACCCGGAAGCACGCATCATCGTCACCGGCTGTGCCGCGCAGACCGAGCCGGGCACATTCGGCGAGATGGACGAGGTCGATCTCGTTCTTGGCAATGAAGAAAAGCTGAAAAGCTCCAGCTATCGCGCGCTGCCGGAATTCGGCGTGAACCAGTTCGAGAAGGTGCGCGTCAACGACATCATGGAGGTGCAGGAGACTGCTTCCCACATGGTCGATGCGATCGAGGGTCGCGCCCGCGCATTCGTGCAGGTGCAGAACGGTTGTGACCATCGCTGCACCTTCTGCATCATCCCCTATGGCCGCGGCAATTCACGCTCCGTGCCGATGGGTGCTGTGGTGGATCAGGTGCGCAGGCTGGTCTGCAACGGCTATGCCGAGGTGGTTCTGACGGGTGTCGATCTCACGAGCTTCGGCGCTGATCTTCCCGGCGCTCCGCGTCTGGGCAAGCTCGTGAGAACGATCCTTTCACAGGTTCCGGAGTTGAAGCGGCTGCGTCTTTCTTCCATCGACTCCATCGAGGCGGACGAGCATCTGATGCGCGCGCTGGCGGAGGAAGAACGGCTGATGCCGCATCTGCATCTGTCGCTGCAGCATGGCGACGACATGATCCTGAAGCGCATGAAGCGCCGTCATTTGCGCGCCGATACCATTGCCTTTTGCGAGGAAGTGCGGCGGCTGCGTCCGGACGCGGTTTTCGGCGCAGACATTATTGCGGGCTTCCCGACAGAGACGGAAGCGATGTTCGAGAACTCGGTGAAGATCATCGACGAATGCGGCTTGTCGCATCTGCATATCTTTCCATTCTCGCCGCGCGAAGGCACACCGGCCGCGCGCATGCCGCAGCTTCAGCGCGGTCTGGTGAAGGAGCGTGCCGCACGGCTGAGGACGGTTGGCGACGCGGCTTACCGAGCGCATCTCGCCTCGCTGGATGGCACGCAGCAGCGTATTCTTGTCGAAAAGCCGGGGCTCGGGCGCACGGAAGGCTTCACGCTCGCGGCTATCGACAAAGGCAATCCCGGCGAGATCGTCGAGGCAACCATAACCGGCCATGACGGCGACAAGCTGGTCGCACGTCCCCTGGCCGAGGCAGCATAG